In Paraburkholderia terrae, a genomic segment contains:
- a CDS encoding LysR family transcriptional regulator, with amino-acid sequence MDGFSDLNLFALVARHRNLAAAARELGVTPPAVSKRLAQLERRLGVRLMNRTTRRLSLTPEGELYLANGSRILDELQELEQLVTRSRAEPAGLLRVNASFGFGRARIAPAISDFVARFPSMKIQLHLTDRPMSLQEEGFDLGIRFGEVPDARVNARLLMKNRRIVCASPEYVKRHGTPLLPHDLTRHACIVLRENESAYGTWHFSRGKRVETVKVDGPLASNDGSAVLHWALEGRGVVVRSEWEIGEYLERGALVPLLVDWALPGADIHAIYLERNQLSVKLRTFVDFLGEYLRGSTQ; translated from the coding sequence ATGGACGGCTTTTCGGATCTGAATCTGTTTGCGCTGGTCGCGCGGCATCGCAATCTGGCGGCGGCGGCGCGCGAGCTTGGCGTGACGCCGCCGGCTGTCAGCAAGCGCCTGGCGCAACTCGAACGGCGACTCGGCGTGCGCCTGATGAACCGCACGACGCGGCGTTTGAGCCTGACGCCGGAAGGCGAGCTATACCTCGCGAATGGCTCGCGGATACTTGATGAGTTGCAGGAACTCGAACAACTGGTGACGCGTAGCCGGGCTGAGCCGGCGGGGTTGCTGCGTGTGAATGCTTCGTTCGGTTTCGGTCGTGCGCGGATTGCGCCTGCGATTTCTGATTTCGTTGCGCGTTTTCCGTCGATGAAGATTCAGCTACATCTGACCGACAGGCCGATGAGTTTGCAGGAAGAGGGTTTTGATCTTGGCATCCGGTTTGGGGAGGTGCCTGATGCGCGTGTCAATGCACGTTTGTTGATGAAGAACCGGCGCATCGTGTGCGCGTCGCCCGAATATGTGAAGCGGCATGGGACGCCTTTGCTGCCGCATGATCTGACGCGGCATGCGTGTATTGTGCTGCGCGAGAATGAGTCGGCTTATGGGACGTGGCATTTTTCGCGCGGCAAGCGCGTGGAGACTGTGAAGGTGGATGGGCCGCTAGCGAGTAATGATGGCAGTGCAGTGCTGCACTGGGCGCTTGAAGGGCGTGGTGTTGTTGTGCGTTCGGAGTGGGAGATTGGGGAGTATCTGGAGCGGGGCGCGCTCGTGCCGCTTTTGGTTGATTGGGCGTTGCCCGGGGCGGATATTCATGCGATTTATCTTGAGCGGAATCAGCTTTCCGTGAAGCTGCGGACGTTTGTTGATTTTCTTGGGGAGTATTTGCGGGGTTCAACGCAGTGA
- a CDS encoding alpha/beta fold hydrolase, with the protein MFEGFTDASAHIDGITIHAIKGGRGPALLLLHGHPQTHAIWHKVAPALAEHFTVIAADLRGYGDTSKPQGTADHANYSKRRMALDQVELMRAHGFASFAVIGHDRGGRVAARMALDHPDAVERLVTLDVAPTLAMYEKTSFDFARAYWHWFMLVRPAPFPETLIRADPDLYLKQTIGARSAGLAPFTAEAYGEYLRCLSDPATAHGICEDYRASVTIDLEHDRATLAAREQIKCDFLALWGAQGVIEQCFEPLVEWRPYAPQVQGEALPCGHYIPEDAPQLLLDRVLPFLGA; encoded by the coding sequence ATGTTCGAAGGATTCACGGATGCGTCGGCCCACATCGACGGCATCACGATTCACGCAATCAAGGGCGGACGCGGTCCCGCGCTCCTGCTGTTGCACGGCCACCCGCAGACGCACGCAATCTGGCACAAGGTCGCGCCCGCACTCGCCGAGCATTTCACCGTGATCGCCGCCGACCTGCGCGGCTACGGCGACACCAGCAAGCCGCAAGGCACAGCGGATCACGCCAACTACTCCAAGCGCCGCATGGCGCTCGATCAGGTCGAACTGATGCGTGCGCATGGCTTCGCGTCGTTTGCCGTGATCGGCCATGACCGCGGCGGACGCGTGGCCGCGCGCATGGCGCTCGATCATCCCGACGCCGTCGAACGCCTCGTCACGCTAGACGTCGCGCCGACACTCGCGATGTACGAGAAAACCTCGTTCGATTTCGCTCGCGCTTACTGGCACTGGTTCATGCTGGTGCGTCCCGCGCCGTTTCCGGAGACGCTGATCCGCGCAGACCCGGACCTCTATCTGAAGCAGACGATCGGCGCGCGCAGCGCAGGCCTCGCGCCGTTCACGGCCGAAGCCTACGGCGAATATCTGCGCTGTCTGTCCGATCCCGCCACCGCGCATGGCATCTGCGAGGACTACCGCGCAAGCGTCACGATCGACCTCGAACACGACCGCGCGACGCTCGCCGCGCGCGAGCAGATCAAGTGCGACTTTCTCGCACTATGGGGCGCGCAAGGCGTGATCGAGCAATGCTTCGAGCCGCTTGTGGAGTGGCGGCCATACGCACCGCAAGTCCAAGGCGAAGCACTGCCCTGCGGCCACTACATCCCCGAAGACGCGCCGCAACTTTTGCTCGATCGCGTGCTGCCTTTTCTTGGCGCGTGA
- the leuC gene encoding 3-isopropylmalate dehydratase large subunit: MSKRTLYQKLVESHLVSRIDEQNVLLYVDLHLMNEYTSPQAFSALEARGRAVRRPRQQLAVVSHIIPTHAETPRVIRDAASLVLAQNLGHNCERAGIRLLAANDPMQGIEHIVAPEMGLVRPGMVVLCGDSHTTTYGALGALGFGIGTSEVEHVLATQTLVYRLAQTMRIVIDGALPYGTSSKDVVIWLLSQIGAQGARGYAVEFAGSTIASLSAEARMTLCNMTVEAGARAALIAPDATTFDYVRAHAKSLDEAAWQAALDDWRTLRSDDDAHFDAEHCFDARDIAPFVTWGTSPDQAIAIDARIPGEAEQPSREAAASLRRALDYMGLQAQQPLAGTRIDRVFIGSCTNGRIEDLRSVAQIVRGKHVAQGVRAMVVPGSGSVRRAAEQEGIAQTLIDAGFEWREPGCSMCLAMNDDMLDEGERCASTTNRNFEGRQGRGGRTHLMSPAMAAAAALTGCITDVRTLEAHAQ, from the coding sequence ATGTCGAAACGAACCCTCTACCAGAAGCTCGTCGAGTCGCATCTCGTATCGCGTATCGACGAGCAGAACGTGCTGCTGTACGTCGATCTGCATCTGATGAACGAGTACACCAGCCCGCAAGCCTTCAGCGCGCTCGAAGCGCGTGGCCGCGCGGTGCGCAGGCCACGGCAGCAGCTCGCCGTCGTCAGTCACATCATTCCGACTCACGCCGAAACGCCGCGCGTGATCCGCGACGCCGCATCGCTCGTGCTCGCGCAGAATCTCGGCCACAACTGCGAGCGTGCCGGCATCCGCCTGCTCGCCGCGAACGATCCGATGCAGGGCATCGAGCACATCGTCGCGCCCGAAATGGGACTCGTGCGGCCCGGCATGGTCGTGCTGTGCGGCGACAGCCACACGACCACATATGGCGCATTGGGCGCGCTGGGCTTCGGCATCGGCACGTCCGAGGTCGAGCATGTGCTCGCGACGCAAACCCTCGTCTATCGGCTCGCGCAGACCATGCGTATCGTGATCGACGGCGCGCTGCCTTATGGCACGTCGTCGAAAGACGTCGTGATCTGGCTGCTCAGCCAGATCGGCGCACAGGGCGCGCGTGGCTATGCCGTCGAGTTCGCGGGATCGACCATCGCGTCGCTGTCGGCGGAAGCGCGCATGACCTTGTGCAACATGACCGTCGAAGCGGGCGCGCGCGCCGCGCTGATCGCGCCCGACGCGACCACCTTCGACTATGTGCGCGCACACGCCAAATCGCTCGACGAAGCCGCGTGGCAAGCCGCCCTCGACGACTGGCGCACCCTTCGCTCCGACGACGACGCGCACTTCGACGCCGAACACTGTTTCGACGCGCGCGACATCGCGCCGTTCGTCACGTGGGGCACGAGCCCCGACCAGGCCATCGCAATCGATGCGCGTATCCCCGGAGAAGCCGAACAGCCTTCGCGGGAAGCCGCCGCGTCGCTGCGCCGCGCGCTCGACTACATGGGACTTCAAGCACAACAGCCGCTGGCCGGCACGCGGATCGATCGCGTCTTTATCGGCTCGTGTACGAATGGGCGCATCGAAGACCTGCGCAGCGTCGCGCAGATCGTGCGCGGCAAGCACGTCGCGCAAGGCGTGCGCGCGATGGTGGTGCCCGGCTCGGGCAGCGTGCGCCGCGCAGCCGAACAGGAAGGCATCGCGCAGACGCTCATCGACGCGGGCTTCGAATGGCGCGAGCCGGGCTGCTCGATGTGCCTCGCGATGAACGACGACATGCTCGACGAAGGCGAGCGCTGCGCATCGACGACGAACCGCAATTTCGAAGGACGCCAGGGACGCGGCGGCCGCACGCATCTGATGAGTCCTGCGATGGCAGCGGCAGCCGCATTGACCGGCTGCATCACCGATGTCCGCACACTGGAGGCACACGCGCAATGA